From one Rhopalosiphum padi isolate XX-2018 chromosome 2, ASM2088224v1, whole genome shotgun sequence genomic stretch:
- the LOC132920849 gene encoding monocarboxylate transporter 10 isoform X1 has product MNNQEKGLPEANIRSCIVVLASFLVNGLVFSFINSYSVTYVYLLKRLEDAGVSEASSKASLVGSLTVGTTFLMSPIAGVLVDRIGIRTTTFIGGFIATNSLLISSYFTHQVEVLYVTYGLLYGIGASLAYTPSLAILGHYFKKYLGLVNGIVTAGSSFFTMIIPYFVDHLLVKYGLDNCLRWEAALSAMLMVCALAFKPTYKVDKSDMHKSLAEELRSLVNIDIWKNPKYVIWATMIPLALFGYFVPYVHLVKFVDDRFPQNDGKILVTCIGISSGIGRLISGPISDYKGVNRIVMQQISLFVIGLMTMFIIIVPYFSILVIITLIMGLADGCFVSVMGPIAFDLVGQKGAAQAIGCILGLCSIPLTVGPPVAGWMYDNYKSYVGAFLIAGLPPMIFGILLTTTRCVRKRTMDIDIDDKDPNEPKLLDPIPESCSKEGKHSTIIPNTEHTLLLSKSINPNYTR; this is encoded by the exons atgaacaaccAAGAAAAGGGATTGCCCGAAGCTAACATACGATCGTGTATCGTTGTGTTAGCTAGTTTCCTAGTCAATGGtcttgtttttagttttatcaatTCCTATTCAGTGACTTATGTATATCTCTTAAAAAGGCTAGAGGATGCTGGTGTCAGTGAAGCATCGTCAAAAGcat cGCTAGTTGGCTCTTTGACTGTGGGAACAACGTTTCTAATGTCACCTATCGCTGGAGTTCTCGTTGATCGCATAGGAATTAGAACAACTACGTTTATAGGTGGTTTTATTGCtactaatagtttattaatatcatcatatttCACACATcaa gtGGAAGTATTATACGTAACTTACGGCCTTTTATATGGTATTGGCGCATCATTAGCTTACACGCCTTCATTAGCTATTCTTGGTCATTACTTCAAAAAATACCTTGGTCTCGTAAATGGTATAGTAACTGCTGGCAGCTCATTTTTCACCATGATCATTCCATACTTCGTGGATCATCTACTTGTTAAATATGGTCTAGATAACTGTTTAAG ATGGGAAGCAGCGTTATCGGCTATGCTAATGGTTTGCGCTTTGGCGTTCAAACCTACATACAAAGTGGACAAATCGGATATGCATAAATCCCTGGCTGAAGAACTGCGATCATTGGTCAATATTGACATTTGGAAGAACCCTAAATACGTTATTTGGGCCACAATGATTCCTCTCGCTCTCTTTGGATACTTTGTCCCTTACGTCCATTTG gTTAAATTTGTTGATGACCGTTTTCCACAAAACGATGGTAAAATATTAGTTACATGTATTGGCATTTCCTCGGGAATCGGTAGATTAATTTCAGGACCCATATCTGATTATAAAGGAGTTAATAGAATTGTAATGCAACag atatcacTGTTTGTTATTGGCTTGATGACTATGTTTATCATTATAGTACCATACTTTTCTATACTAGTGATTATTACATTAATCATGGGGCTTGCTGATGGATGTTTTGTTAGTGTTATGGGTCCTATCGCTTTTGATTTAGTTGGTCAAAAAGGTGCTGCACAAGCCATCGGATGCATTCTTGGTCTATGTTCTATACCATTGACAGTCGGCCCACCAGTTGctg GTTGgatgtatgataattataaatcttaTGTTGGTGCATTTTTAATTGCTGGACTTCCTCCCATGATTTTTGGAATACTATTAACAACTACACGGTGTGTAAGGAAAAGGACTATGGATATTGACATAGACGATAAGGATCCAAATGAACCAAAACTTCTTGACCCAATACCTGAGTCTTGCAGTAAAGAAGGTAAGCATTCAACTATTATTCCCAATACTGAACATACATTACTACTATCAAAATCTATTAATCCAAATTACAcacgttaa
- the LOC132920849 gene encoding monocarboxylate transporter 10 isoform X2, whose product MNNQEKGLPEANIRSCIVVLASFLVNGLVFSFINSYSVTYVYLLKRLEDAGVSEASSKASLVGSLTVGTTFLMSPIAGVLVDRIGIRTTTFIGGFIATNSLLISSYFTHQVEVLYVTYGLLYGIGASLAYTPSLAILGHYFKKYLGLVNGIVTAGSSFFTMIIPYFVDHLLVKYGLDNCLRWEAALSAMLMVCALAFKPTYKVDKSDMHKSLAEELRSLVNIDIWKNPKYVIWATMIPLALFGYFVPYVHLVKFVDDRFPQNDGKILVTCIGISSGIGRLISGPISDYKGVNRIVMQQISLFVIGLMTMFIIIVPYFSILVIITLIMGLADGCFVSVMGPIAFDLVGQKGAAQAIGCILGLCSIPLTVGPPVAGWMYDNYKSYVGAFLIAGLPPMIFGILLTTTRCVRKRTMDIDIDDKDPNEPKLLDPIPESCSKEDSQEVC is encoded by the exons atgaacaaccAAGAAAAGGGATTGCCCGAAGCTAACATACGATCGTGTATCGTTGTGTTAGCTAGTTTCCTAGTCAATGGtcttgtttttagttttatcaatTCCTATTCAGTGACTTATGTATATCTCTTAAAAAGGCTAGAGGATGCTGGTGTCAGTGAAGCATCGTCAAAAGcat cGCTAGTTGGCTCTTTGACTGTGGGAACAACGTTTCTAATGTCACCTATCGCTGGAGTTCTCGTTGATCGCATAGGAATTAGAACAACTACGTTTATAGGTGGTTTTATTGCtactaatagtttattaatatcatcatatttCACACATcaa gtGGAAGTATTATACGTAACTTACGGCCTTTTATATGGTATTGGCGCATCATTAGCTTACACGCCTTCATTAGCTATTCTTGGTCATTACTTCAAAAAATACCTTGGTCTCGTAAATGGTATAGTAACTGCTGGCAGCTCATTTTTCACCATGATCATTCCATACTTCGTGGATCATCTACTTGTTAAATATGGTCTAGATAACTGTTTAAG ATGGGAAGCAGCGTTATCGGCTATGCTAATGGTTTGCGCTTTGGCGTTCAAACCTACATACAAAGTGGACAAATCGGATATGCATAAATCCCTGGCTGAAGAACTGCGATCATTGGTCAATATTGACATTTGGAAGAACCCTAAATACGTTATTTGGGCCACAATGATTCCTCTCGCTCTCTTTGGATACTTTGTCCCTTACGTCCATTTG gTTAAATTTGTTGATGACCGTTTTCCACAAAACGATGGTAAAATATTAGTTACATGTATTGGCATTTCCTCGGGAATCGGTAGATTAATTTCAGGACCCATATCTGATTATAAAGGAGTTAATAGAATTGTAATGCAACag atatcacTGTTTGTTATTGGCTTGATGACTATGTTTATCATTATAGTACCATACTTTTCTATACTAGTGATTATTACATTAATCATGGGGCTTGCTGATGGATGTTTTGTTAGTGTTATGGGTCCTATCGCTTTTGATTTAGTTGGTCAAAAAGGTGCTGCACAAGCCATCGGATGCATTCTTGGTCTATGTTCTATACCATTGACAGTCGGCCCACCAGTTGctg GTTGgatgtatgataattataaatcttaTGTTGGTGCATTTTTAATTGCTGGACTTCCTCCCATGATTTTTGGAATACTATTAACAACTACACGGTGTGTAAGGAAAAGGACTATGGATATTGACATAGACGATAAGGATCCAAATGAACCAAAACTTCTTGACCCAATACCTGAGTCTTGCAGTAAAGAAG actcTCAAGAAGTTTGTTGA
- the LOC132922409 gene encoding uncharacterized protein LOC132922409: MWIKMKTYFIQNEEDISEILVNNINDFNNVFELNKKNILKSNKKIISGMDLILLKANLTPLKIQRTNTSKSLLKKNSKMYFVSCVNIKNKKGEYFSSLINDISEHDRIIIIDAIVLKQFSICNSSILTVLVRPQDNSSIILFKYKTALKKSNTLLENNLSLLTGPGIYSLFGNIKKIVKYDDEEVMLLRLQCCDKSCLKTLKYSNFIDEYKNNANKKIASEVKYDFFSNKIDILVETPSNDFISLSLNQRICLNNVKVKNINNSDIFSLQINGISQNIKADPIETGIVNSLRPPTRHFPIPNELKPATQPKIKQLSSDVQLVLKDKTQESSIIIFPTEEPISFQQSQHDETIFVNLSDDDIVNLSPCQDFTTSTQINQKDNCVHNNASSFGQKKSSITLSNKDTSLSERKLCSQRATSPSSSTDGSCSPSFFNAESELLISNQETQSNNLKSNIVNQPTECIGPCRLIHTEPNIFVSNEIVSGYCTKCIAFVPKCNLKWSNQSSNMEYKCPTCSNIVHLTFFFMMNFLYGNNESQAIQVCCYNKHAEHVIKKISKKNIKLEEYLSNHSTRKLVMNSMKSLISNKTKVNIIVCFSPNDNANILLGLDTKYVVTTKTP; encoded by the coding sequence ATgtggataaaaatgaaaacatatttcATACAAAATGAAGAAGATATTAGTGAAATattagtgaataatattaatgattttaacaaTGTGtttgagttaaataaaaaaaatatattaaaatctaacaAGAAAATTATATCTGGCATGGATTTAATTTTGCTTAAAGCAAACCTAACTCcattaaaaattcaaagaaCTAACACttcaaaatctttattaaaaaagaacagtaaaatgtattttgtaagttgtgttaacattaaaaataaaaagggtGAATATTTCAGTtcattaataaatgatataagtGAACATGacagaataattataattgatgcTATTGTACTTAAACAGTTCAGTATTTGCAATTCTAGCATATTAACTGTTTTAGTTCGACCTCAAGATAATTCTTCAATcatcttatttaaatataaaactgcattaaaaaaatcaaatacactACTTGAAAATAATCTCTCTTTATTAACTGGTCCTGGTATTTATTCGCTAtttggaaatataaaaaaaatcgtaaaatatgaTGATGAAGAGGTAATGTTATTAAGATTACAATGTTGTGATAAATCATGCTTAAAAACTctcaaatattctaattttattgatgaatataaaaacaatgcGAACAAAAAAATAGCATCTGAAgtgaaatatgattttttttcaaacaaaattgatattttagttgaaaCTCCAAGTAacgattttatttcattgtcaCTTAATCAACGAATATGTTTAAACAatgtaaaagtgaaaaatataaataactcagacatattttcattacaaattaatgGAATTAGTCAAAATATAAAAGCTGATCCAATAGAAACTGGTATTGTAAATTCTCTTAGACCTCCTACAAGACATTTTCCAATACCAAATGAATTGAAACCTGCAACTCAgcctaaaattaaacaattatctaGTGATGTCCAGTTggttttaaaagataaaactcAAGAgtcaagtataattatttttccaacAGAGGAACCAATAAGTTTTCAACAAAGTCAACACGATGAAACAATATTTGTGAATTTATCTGATGATGATATTGTCAATTTGTCACCATGTCAAGACTTTACAACATCTACACAGATTAATCAGAAGGACAATTGTGTTCACAATAATGCTAGTTCATTTGgtcaaaaaaaatcatcaattaCTTTATCAAATAAAGATACCTCATTATCTGAAAGGAAACTATGTTCACAAAGAGCAACTTCACCAAGCTCTTCTACAGATGGCTCATGTTCACCTAGTTTTTTTAACGCTGAATCAGAATTATTAATATCCAACCAAGAAActcaatcaaataatttaaaatctaatattgtaAACCAACCTACAGAATGTATAGGTCCTTGTAGACTAATTCATACTGAACCAAACATATTTGTTAGTAATGAAATTGTAAGTGGATATTGCACAAAATGTATAGCATTTGTTCCAAAATGTAATCTGAAATGGTCAAACCAATCTTCAAACATGGAATACAAGTGTCCTACATGTTCTAATATTGTacatcttacatttttttttatgatgaatTTTTTGTATGGAAATAATGAATCCCAAGCTATACAAGtatgttgttataataaacACGCTGAACatgtaatcaaaaaaatttcaaaaaaaaatataaaactagaaGAATATTTATCAAACCACAGTACTAGAAAACTAGTTATGAATTCCATGAAAtcacttataagtaataaaacaaaagttaatataattgtttgtttcTCACCTAATGATAATGCTAACATACTTCTGGGATTAGatacaaaatatgttgttaCAACTAAGACaccataa